Genomic DNA from Vibrio sp. SNU_ST1:
CTTTCCAATGCCATTCGTCAAAACTTGGCATCTATATTGATGAATGTGACACCGGCTTACCACACCATTCTGGTTGACTACTTACCTTATCGAATTTCCGAAAAGCAGCTCATCGAACAACTCAGCACCTTGTTGAGCCATGCTATTTCGTCCTTATCTAGTGTTAATTACACGAGTAACACCATCGAGCTTCCTGCTTATTACTCACCAGAAACAGCACTCGACTTAGACCGATATCAATCCAAAGGCATGTCGCTGGATGAGATCATTCAACATCACACCTCACAGACATACAGCGTCAGTGCCATTGGGTTTACGCCTGGCTTTGCCTTTATGTCTGATGTGGTCGCCGAGCTTGCGTTGCCTCGTCATTCAACCCCACGTTTAAGTGTACCGAAAGGCAGTATCGCCATCGCGGATACGAAAACTACTGTGTACCCCTCAGAATCACCGGGCGGCTGGAATATTATTGGTAATTGCCCGCTAGCGCTGTTTGAGCACAGCCAACTGAAGAACGCTGATACCACGCAAACGCAGCTGTCACTACTTAATGTCGGTGACACCGTTCGTTTCACCGCGATATCAAAACAAGAATTTGTTGAGCTTAGTCTTATGGAGATGAGTGGAGGTGTCGCTAATGGTTAAGACAAAAGCCAAACCAACACTGACAGTCATTAAGCCCGGCCCGTTGAGTTTGATTCAAGACTTCGGACGATTTGGTGTCGCTCATCTCGGATTGACACAAGGCGGCCCTGTTGATGATTACTCGTATAGCTGGGCCAATCACCTGCTCGGAAACCCAGTCAACCAAGCAGTGTTGGAAATCACGCTTGGGCAATGCGCGTTACGAATCGATTTTGATTGTGAGATGGCATTATGCGGTGGCGATTTACAAGCGAAGCTCGATGGTAAACCACTGTCGAACTGGCGTACTTTTCAAGCTTTCGCAGGGCAAGTCCTCTCATTTGGTTTACCTAAAAATGGTCTAAGGGCGTATTTAGCCGTTAAGGGTGGCTTCGATGTTCCATCAACTCTTCGTAGCTGTTCTACGGTGACTCGTGAAAAGATTGGTGGATTAACGCAAGATGGACAGCCATGCCAGCAAGGGCAACAAATTGCTTTTACCCAACACCAACTCTCTCGCCCGTTTAAAGCGTTGAGTGTCACCTTCCGATACACGCCTAATTACAACCTACCAGTGAACCTGCGAGTGATAGAAGGCTATCAAAGCGAGCTGTTCTCAGAGTCAGCAAAAGCGACTTTGTATAACGCACAGTATCATGTTGACCAAAATTCTAATCGTATGGGTTATCGACTCAGTGGCGACCCCGTGGACTCGCCTGACATTTCGCTATTGTCAGAAGGCATTGCCTTAGGTTCGATCCAAATCCCCCAAGATGGGCAACCTATTGTGTTGCTTAATGACAGACAGACTATTGGTGGCTATCCCAAGATAGGATGTGTCGCCAGAATCGATTTACCGCGCTTAGCACAAGCCAAACCTGGACATGAAGTCTCGTTTAGTAAAGGCGATCGCTTAGGGTTGCAAGATGTTTGGTGCCAATGGGCTCAGTTTTTCGGCTATTAGTTTTTGCTCTGTAGCTAAGAGTAATTCCTAGAGATGTAGTTCGGATGATTTTCGGTATCTTAGCTGGCGTTTGAATGAAGGTTCGGCTTACCTGTCAAAGTGAGCCGAATTGAAGATGTTCAGCGTAGTAGATTATGACTGAGTATTAAGCGTGATCTTGGCCTGATACCTTTGCAAGGGCTGCTGGGTATCCGCGTTCTTGTGTCAAATATATCGCTCTATTCTCAATATCACTTAGATTAAGTGACATTGTCACTGAGTGTGTATTTTCAATCGATACCGCCTCTGATACATCAAACCATTGCTCAGCGACCTTTTGCGCAGCCTCTAGGGTTGAAGATGCTTTGACTACTTCAAGTCGAGCATAGCGATCACCACAGAATGACACGTCTGAAGCTCTTAAGCTCGGATCGGTTCCCGGAATTTGCTGTGCACCGAACAGAGGCTTACCACCTACCAGTGCAGAGCTAAAACTTGGGATGAACTGAGACATATGTGTTATCGCAGCGCGAGTTCTTAATTCAAGCTGCTCTTCACTCCAACCCGATACGATTTTCTTAAGAAGCTTCGAAGGCAACTGTGGTTGTGACGAGTCTGTTGACGATGAAACAAGCCCCCCCTCAAACAGAGTAATCCCTTCTGTCATACCGTGAAGTTGGAACACACCATCAGCATACGGTGTTAATTGAGCCATGCCTTGTGGTGTGCCTCTCGGGCCATGGAAGATAACCTCTGGCCACTCTTCCTTACATTCTTGCGAATACGGCCACTGCGTAACGTATGCGGCTTTGAACTCAACAAGCCTTTGTTGCTTAGAACCGACAAAGTCATCCACGATGCCCGTTTCAAAGCCACTTGCATTAATCAAGTAGTCGGTCGTTAGGTGACAACTTTGGTTCTCAGCGTCTGTATAAGTCAAAGACCAACCTTGCTCTAACGATTCAACAGATTGCAATCGGCTGTTGGTTAACACGGTACAATTAGACTGTTGCCCCAAAGAGAGTTGAGCAGTTGCAGAAAGTCGGAATACACTCCAGCCATATTCTTGAACCATAGCAACAGGATACTTAAGGGTTTCTAGATCCGTATGTTTAGCGAAAGGAATACACCAATCATCAAGCGATGTTGGTTCCAGAGGCTGTGTTTGGGTAGCAAGTGCTAGTAACTCTTCTTTACTATACAGCTTGTAATACTCTTCCGGTTTACCAAGCACTTGGTTGCTTTTATCTTGACTAACAAGATCAGCATAAGCGTTCTTGATTATCTTTAGACGCGGAAGTAGATCCAACGGCTCTCCACCATCACTGTGTGGAACAGCGATAATTGTCGGACGAATATTGATCGTATGAGGAAACAAACGAACGGTATCAATTGACTGCTTGAGCAACTGAAGGCACTGCTCTACAGAAATATCTCTATACAAATTGCCACCAGCGTGCAGATGGCAAATTGGTGGACCATTAACCAAGCTCGGTCCTTTTTCCAAGATAGTGACCTTATAACCCAACTCACTAAAATGAATCGCGCTTGTCGTTCCGGCAATACCACCACCAACAATGGCAATAGAAGGCTGATTTGTATCCGTTTTGTTGTGGTTCATCGTGTTCTGTAGAATATGATTAACTGCCGCTATTCTACTTTTGTTCTGCTACGAATTAAAACACATTTTTATCAAGGTCTTAGATAGGCAGTATTTAATATCCATGTAAAAAACCTAAATAATCTCTTGACTCAATAACTCCAGATTGAGTTTTAAAGGTTATTATAACCGTCACATTTGTCCTAAGTGACGCCACATAAAGGCTGCCTCAGTACTCTTAAAACATAGAGGTTAACTTATCCCTAAAGTTATCCACCGTTTTTGTGGATAACTGTTGATAACGTTCTTGCTAAGTTGCGCAACCCCTTTGTTTACAGGGACTAACCGCTGTTCATTAAATCGGCATTATTGCGCAATTAGTTTTAAAAAAGACTAAAAAGTTGGAAAATAAAGGTGAGATATTTGCCACTTGTGCTACGCATTGGTCAAATAAAAAACGGTCTAAAGCGACGCCTTATAAATAGTGCATGACTAAATACAAATAATCTCACTTTTAGACCGTTTTAAGCATTTGGTTAGATCACGCTAACGACTAACCAAAATCCTTGTTTACTGGTGCCAACAAACGTTTGATTAAGCTATTCACTACCGCGGCTAATGTGATGAACGTTAGCACAGGTAGTGCTATCCAGAGCATCGGGTGGAGTGAAGGCTGTAACTCAAAGCCAAAGTTCATTACCCCTGCAACACTGAGCTCAGAACCAAGCGCAGCAATTGAGCCTGCTACTAACGCCATCACCCCGTATTCACACCAAATAGTATTGAGAATTCGCTTCTTACTCGCGCCTAGCGTTCGGTACAAGCGTATCTCTTGTTGTCTTTGAGATAAGCTCAATCGCAACAGAGTGAAGATAAGCAATAGCCCCGCCACCACACCTAACGCGGCAAGTACGGTTATCGACCAAACAATCTGTTTGAGCAACTCCTGGATCTTACTGCCCATTTTACGAATGTCCATCAAACTCACGGTCGGGTGATTACGCGAGAGCTCATTGAGCATTTGATCGTGCTTTTCTTCTAGTCTGAAACTCACGAGCCAAGTAGAAGGAATTGAGCTCAAAATATCGGGAGTAAAAATGAAATAGAAGTTTGGCTTCATTTCACGCCACTCGACTTTGCGGATGCTATTCACCTTGGCAGAGACGTTCTGGCTGTTGATTGTGAATGAAAGATCATCGCCAATTTTCAAATCAAGTTGCTCTGCGACATCGGATTCCACAGATACGCCCTGCTCTTGTGTCCAGCTGCCTTCTAATACTTCATTGTACTCAGGCAGGCTATCTCCCCAAGTGAAGTTAATCTCTCGGCTTAATACGTCTGTTTCTTCTGAGGTCTCGCTGTATTTCGCCGCCTCAACGCCGTTAATGGTTGTGAGCCTTCCTCGTATAATTGGAAACGCTTGAGTACGCTTTACTTCGTTTGCATCAATCGTCTCGAGATAACTGTCTTTCTCATAGCTTGCAATATTAAGCGCAAACGCATTAGGTGCGTTCTCGGGTAAGGTTTGTTGCCAATCTGACAACAAGTCACTTCTCACTAGCCATATGATTGATA
This window encodes:
- a CDS encoding allophanate hydrolase subunit 1, with amino-acid sequence MTTNQIEFNIAPVAECSVLVTLTLSPSNNQSSGEYAQYMAHLSNAIRQNLASILMNVTPAYHTILVDYLPYRISEKQLIEQLSTLLSHAISSLSSVNYTSNTIELPAYYSPETALDLDRYQSKGMSLDEIIQHHTSQTYSVSAIGFTPGFAFMSDVVAELALPRHSTPRLSVPKGSIAIADTKTTVYPSESPGGWNIIGNCPLALFEHSQLKNADTTQTQLSLLNVGDTVRFTAISKQEFVELSLMEMSGGVANG
- a CDS encoding biotin-dependent carboxyltransferase family protein, coding for MVKTKAKPTLTVIKPGPLSLIQDFGRFGVAHLGLTQGGPVDDYSYSWANHLLGNPVNQAVLEITLGQCALRIDFDCEMALCGGDLQAKLDGKPLSNWRTFQAFAGQVLSFGLPKNGLRAYLAVKGGFDVPSTLRSCSTVTREKIGGLTQDGQPCQQGQQIAFTQHQLSRPFKALSVTFRYTPNYNLPVNLRVIEGYQSELFSESAKATLYNAQYHVDQNSNRMGYRLSGDPVDSPDISLLSEGIALGSIQIPQDGQPIVLLNDRQTIGGYPKIGCVARIDLPRLAQAKPGHEVSFSKGDRLGLQDVWCQWAQFFGY
- a CDS encoding FAD-dependent oxidoreductase — translated: MNHNKTDTNQPSIAIVGGGIAGTTSAIHFSELGYKVTILEKGPSLVNGPPICHLHAGGNLYRDISVEQCLQLLKQSIDTVRLFPHTINIRPTIIAVPHSDGGEPLDLLPRLKIIKNAYADLVSQDKSNQVLGKPEEYYKLYSKEELLALATQTQPLEPTSLDDWCIPFAKHTDLETLKYPVAMVQEYGWSVFRLSATAQLSLGQQSNCTVLTNSRLQSVESLEQGWSLTYTDAENQSCHLTTDYLINASGFETGIVDDFVGSKQQRLVEFKAAYVTQWPYSQECKEEWPEVIFHGPRGTPQGMAQLTPYADGVFQLHGMTEGITLFEGGLVSSSTDSSQPQLPSKLLKKIVSGWSEEQLELRTRAAITHMSQFIPSFSSALVGGKPLFGAQQIPGTDPSLRASDVSFCGDRYARLEVVKASSTLEAAQKVAEQWFDVSEAVSIENTHSVTMSLNLSDIENRAIYLTQERGYPAALAKVSGQDHA